The nucleotide window GTCGAACAGGATGCCCTGTTCGACAATCTTCGGTTTGACCTTGCCGCGGTAATGAAAAGGAAAAACGAGATCGTCCAGGGGCGCGTGAAGGGCCTGGGGATTCTCATGAAGGGAAACGGGATCGAAACGATCCACGGAACGGCGCGCCTGGAGGCGGGGGGAGGCGTATCGGTGACCGGCGGGGACGGGACGCGGACGCTGGAGGCGAAGAGCGTGATCCTCGCTACCGGGAGCGTCCCCGCGACGCTTCCCGCGGTCCCGTTCGACGGCGCGCGCATCGTGAGCTCGACCGAGGCGCTCTCGTTCAACGATGTGCCGGAAAGCCTCGTCGTGATCGGGGCAGGGGCCGTGGGTCTGGAAATAGGCAGCATATGGATGAGGCTGGGCTCCCGGGTGACGGTGGTCGAGCTCGCGGACCAGGTGCTGCCCGGCGCGGACGTGCAGATGGCCCGATCGCTCATGCAGTCGCTCAAGCGGCAAGGCATGGGATTTTTCCTTTCAAGCAGGATACAGGGGATGGAGACGCGCGACGGCGAGGCGGAACTTTCCGGCACGGACGCGAAGGGGAACGCCCTCGTGCTGCGCGGTAGTAGGGTCCTGGTCGCCGTGGGGCGCAAAGCCTTCCTGGACGGTCTGGGGATCGAGGCGCGGGGAATCGCCCTCACCGAAAAAGGCGCGGTAAAGGTGAACGCACATTTCCAGACATCGGACCCGCGTGTCTACGCGATAGGCGACATTGTCGAGGGCCCCATGCTCGCGCACAAGGCGGAGGACGAAGGCATCGCCGTCGCCGAGATCATCGCGGGAAAACCGGGACACGTAAATTACGCGACGATACCCGGCGTGGTCTACACCTGGCCCGAGGCGGCCTGGGTGGGCATGACCGAGGCGGCCTGCGCGGCACAGAACATTCCCTGTAAAACAGGAAGCTTTTATTTCAAGGCGAACGCGCGCGCCGTGACCGCGGGCTCCACGGACGGCTTCGTGAAAATCGTCGCGCACGCACATACCGACAGGCTCCTGGGCGCCTCGATACTGGGTCCCTGGGCATCGGACCTGATCGCGGAAGCGGTCACGGTCATGGAATTCGGCGGGAGCGCGGAGGACATCGCGCGCACGATGCACGCGCACCCGACGCTCGCGGAGGCGGTGAAGGAGGCCGCCATGGACGTGGAGGGAAGATCTATCAACGGCGCGCCGCGAACCGGGATTCAGGGGAAAAAGGGATGATCGAACCGCGAATGAACGCTAATAAACGCGAAGTTTCGAAGGGCAACGGGCATGAAATCGTTTCAGCATAGTTGGAGACCCCGACCTTCAGGAGGAAGGCCCCTTCCTTCCGGAATCATTCGCGTCAATTCGCGTGGATTCGCGGTTGCCTTCCGGGGTATGATATTGCGGACAACCCGGGAGCTGGAGGATTTGAAAAGGCG belongs to Spirochaetota bacterium and includes:
- the lpdA gene encoding dihydrolipoyl dehydrogenase: VEQDALFDNLRFDLAAVMKRKNEIVQGRVKGLGILMKGNGIETIHGTARLEAGGGVSVTGGDGTRTLEAKSVILATGSVPATLPAVPFDGARIVSSTEALSFNDVPESLVVIGAGAVGLEIGSIWMRLGSRVTVVELADQVLPGADVQMARSLMQSLKRQGMGFFLSSRIQGMETRDGEAELSGTDAKGNALVLRGSRVLVAVGRKAFLDGLGIEARGIALTEKGAVKVNAHFQTSDPRVYAIGDIVEGPMLAHKAEDEGIAVAEIIAGKPGHVNYATIPGVVYTWPEAAWVGMTEAACAAQNIPCKTGSFYFKANARAVTAGSTDGFVKIVAHAHTDRLLGASILGPWASDLIAEAVTVMEFGGSAEDIARTMHAHPTLAEAVKEAAMDVEGRSINGAPRTGIQGKKG